In one window of Mesorhizobium sp. B2-1-1 DNA:
- a CDS encoding formate dehydrogenase subunit gamma encodes MTMQPASTEIASRTAAIIQELKDLEGPLLPILHNIQEEFGHVPQAALPVIADGLNLSRAEVHGVVTFYHDFRARPAGRHVLKLCQAEACQSMGSDAVAARIKQLLGIDFHETAKDGSVTLEPVYCLGLCACSPSAMLDGEVIGRLDNEKIEEIVAEVRS; translated from the coding sequence GTGACGATGCAGCCTGCAAGTACCGAGATCGCATCGCGCACGGCCGCGATCATCCAGGAGCTGAAAGATCTCGAAGGTCCGCTGCTGCCGATCCTCCATAACATTCAGGAAGAGTTCGGCCATGTGCCGCAGGCAGCACTCCCGGTCATTGCCGACGGACTGAACCTTTCCAGAGCAGAGGTGCACGGCGTCGTCACCTTCTATCACGATTTCCGCGCCCGCCCGGCAGGCCGGCATGTGCTCAAGCTCTGCCAGGCCGAAGCTTGCCAGTCGATGGGTTCCGATGCGGTGGCCGCCAGGATCAAGCAATTGCTCGGCATTGATTTCCACGAGACGGCGAAAGACGGTTCGGTGACCCTGGAGCCGGTTTATTGCTTGGGACTGTGCGCCTGCTCGCCCTCGGCGATGCTCGATGGCGAGGTGATCGGGCGGCTCGACAACGAGAAGATCGAAGAGATCGTCGCGGAGGTGCGCTCATGA
- a CDS encoding VOC family protein: MLANSNATANLAVKELAKAKAFYEGTLGLKQVHDEGGELIVYKSGDTTINVYRSQFAGTNKATAVTWTVGDEIDTVVSGLKSKGVAFEHYEMPGLTLEGDIHVGHGMKVAWFKDPDGNILNLVDR, encoded by the coding sequence ATGCTTGCAAACAGCAACGCGACGGCCAACCTCGCGGTGAAAGAGCTGGCGAAGGCAAAGGCTTTCTACGAGGGGACGCTCGGCCTGAAACAGGTGCATGACGAGGGTGGCGAACTGATCGTGTACAAAAGCGGCGACACCACGATCAATGTCTATCGCTCTCAGTTCGCCGGAACCAACAAGGCGACGGCGGTGACGTGGACGGTCGGCGATGAGATCGACACCGTCGTCAGCGGGCTGAAATCGAAAGGCGTTGCGTTCGAGCACTACGAGATGCCCGGCCTGACACTGGAAGGCGACATCCATGTCGGTCACGGCATGAAGGTCGCCTGGTTCAAGGATCCGGACGGCAACATCCTCAATCTCGTCGACCGATAG
- a CDS encoding LysR family transcriptional regulator, producing the protein MIDKLEFFIALAKEEHFGRAAEVCGVTQPTLSAGIKQLEGQLGVMLVLRGSRFQGLTPEGKQVLVWARRIVGDTRTMREEMRAARHGLSGRIRIAAIPTALAMVARLTTPFREKHPGVTFSVLSRTSIEVLSLLGNFDIDAGITYLDNEPLGRVTSVPLYDERYQLITAIGNPYSDRDKVTWAEISHLPLCLLTPDMQNRRIIDQHLAEAGVEVRPTLESNSMIVLFSHIRTGKWSSIMPLNLTETFGFSEPIRAIPIVEPDASHTVGLVAALREPHTPLVSALLDEAMALADDFRAHR; encoded by the coding sequence ATGATCGACAAGCTGGAATTTTTCATCGCGCTGGCCAAGGAAGAGCATTTCGGGCGGGCTGCCGAAGTGTGCGGCGTCACCCAGCCCACCTTGTCGGCCGGCATCAAGCAACTTGAGGGTCAGCTGGGCGTGATGCTGGTCCTGCGCGGCTCGCGCTTCCAGGGCCTGACCCCGGAGGGCAAGCAGGTGCTGGTGTGGGCGCGCCGCATCGTCGGCGATACCAGAACCATGCGCGAGGAGATGCGGGCGGCGCGGCACGGCTTGTCGGGACGTATCCGCATCGCCGCCATTCCCACCGCGCTCGCCATGGTGGCGCGGCTGACGACGCCATTCCGCGAAAAACACCCCGGCGTCACCTTCTCGGTACTGTCCCGGACCTCGATCGAAGTGCTGTCGCTGCTCGGCAATTTCGATATAGACGCCGGCATCACCTATCTCGACAACGAACCGCTCGGACGAGTGACCAGCGTACCACTCTACGATGAGCGCTATCAGCTGATCACCGCCATCGGAAACCCCTATTCCGACCGCGACAAGGTGACATGGGCCGAGATCAGCCACCTGCCGCTCTGCCTGCTGACCCCGGACATGCAGAACCGCCGCATCATCGACCAGCACCTGGCCGAGGCCGGTGTCGAGGTCCGGCCGACGCTGGAATCCAATTCGATGATCGTGCTGTTCTCGCATATCCGCACCGGCAAATGGTCCTCGATCATGCCGCTCAACCTCACGGAAACGTTCGGCTTTTCCGAACCTATCAGGGCTATCCCGATCGTCGAGCCGGACGCCAGCCACACGGTCGGGCTGGTGGCCGCGTTGCGCGAACCGCATACGCCGCTGGTTTCGGCGCTGCTGGACGAGGCGATGGCGCTTGCAGACGATTTCCGCGCCCACCGCTAG
- a CDS encoding formate dehydrogenase beta subunit — protein sequence MIPRIYIPGDSGALALGAERVAKAVRAELAERGVEAKIVRNGSRGAYFLEPMVEVATANGRVAYGPVKPSDVKSLFDSGFLTGGHHKRWLGAPDKIPFLAKQTRLTFARCGINDPLSLDAYKSLGGLKGLQNAVAMAPAEIVSQVTESGLRGRGGAGFPTGIKWKTVLDTTSERKYIVCNADEGDSATFADRMIMEGDPFVLIEGMAIAGIATGATKGFVYIRSEYPHAVAVMNKAVEVARKAGVLGVNVLGSPNAFDMEIRVGAGAYVCGEETSLLNSLEGKRGVVRAKPPLPAIQGLFGKPTVINNVISLASVPVIMDKGAAYYKNFGMGRSRGTIPIQIAGNVKRGGLFEAAFGMTLGEIVDDIGGGTATGRPVKAVQVGGPLGAYFPRALFDTPFDYEEFAKRDGLIGHAGITVFDDTADMLKQARFAMEFCAIESCGKCTPCRIGSTRGVETIDRLAAGIEPEKNLALVTDLCNTMKFGSLCALGGFTPYPVMSSITHFPEDFKPAPARVAAE from the coding sequence ATGATCCCGCGCATCTACATTCCCGGCGATTCCGGCGCGCTGGCGCTCGGTGCCGAAAGGGTCGCCAAGGCTGTTCGTGCTGAACTCGCCGAGCGCGGCGTTGAGGCCAAGATCGTCCGCAATGGATCGCGCGGCGCCTATTTCCTAGAGCCTATGGTCGAGGTCGCCACAGCAAACGGCCGCGTCGCCTACGGGCCGGTGAAGCCTTCCGACGTCAAGAGCTTGTTCGACAGCGGCTTTCTCACCGGCGGCCATCACAAGCGCTGGCTGGGCGCGCCGGACAAGATCCCGTTCCTGGCCAAGCAGACCCGTCTGACCTTCGCGCGCTGCGGCATCAACGACCCGCTGTCACTCGACGCCTATAAGTCGCTTGGCGGGCTGAAGGGCCTGCAGAACGCGGTGGCCATGGCGCCGGCCGAGATCGTCAGCCAGGTTACGGAGTCCGGCCTGCGCGGCCGCGGCGGCGCCGGCTTCCCGACCGGCATCAAATGGAAGACGGTGCTCGATACGACATCCGAGCGCAAATACATCGTCTGCAACGCCGACGAGGGCGACAGCGCCACCTTCGCCGACCGCATGATCATGGAGGGCGATCCCTTCGTGCTGATCGAAGGCATGGCGATCGCCGGCATCGCCACCGGCGCGACCAAGGGCTTCGTCTACATCCGCTCGGAATATCCGCATGCGGTGGCGGTGATGAACAAGGCCGTCGAGGTCGCCCGCAAGGCCGGGGTGCTCGGCGTCAACGTGCTCGGTTCGCCCAACGCCTTCGACATGGAGATCCGCGTCGGCGCCGGCGCCTATGTCTGCGGCGAGGAGACCTCGCTTCTGAACAGTCTGGAAGGCAAACGCGGCGTGGTGCGCGCCAAGCCGCCGCTGCCGGCAATCCAGGGCCTTTTTGGCAAGCCGACGGTGATCAACAACGTCATCTCGCTGGCTTCGGTGCCTGTCATCATGGACAAGGGCGCCGCCTACTACAAGAATTTCGGCATGGGCCGCTCGCGCGGCACGATCCCGATCCAGATCGCCGGCAACGTCAAGCGTGGCGGCCTGTTCGAGGCGGCTTTCGGCATGACACTGGGCGAAATCGTCGACGATATCGGCGGCGGCACGGCCACCGGCCGGCCGGTGAAGGCGGTGCAGGTCGGCGGTCCACTCGGCGCGTATTTTCCGCGCGCTTTGTTCGACACGCCGTTCGATTACGAGGAATTCGCCAAGCGCGATGGACTGATCGGCCATGCCGGCATCACCGTGTTCGACGACACCGCCGACATGCTGAAACAGGCGCGCTTCGCCATGGAGTTCTGCGCCATCGAAAGCTGCGGCAAATGCACGCCCTGCCGCATCGGCTCGACGCGCGGGGTGGAGACCATCGACAGGCTCGCCGCCGGCATCGAGCCGGAGAAGAACCTCGCCCTGGTCACCGATCTCTGCAACACGATGAAGTTCGGATCGCTCTGCGCGCTGGGCGGCTTCACGCCCTACCCGGTGATGAGCTCGATCACGCATTTCCCCGAGGATTTCAAGCCCGCGCCGGCGCGCGTGGCTGCTGAATAG